TCGTCGGTGTCCTGGAAGTCCTCGCTGACCAGGTGGCTGGCGTTGGTGTAGTTGACGACGTACTCGCGGAAGTCGAGCTCGTTCTGCAGCACGTAGTTGACGATGCCGCCGAGGAACGCGATGTCGGTGCCGACGCGGATCGGGACGAACGTGTCCGCGATCGCGCTCGTGCGCGTGAAGCGCGGGTCGACGTGGATCACCCGGGCGCCACGCTTCTTGGCCTCCACCACCCACTGGAAGCCCACGGGGTGGGCCTCGGCCATGTTGGAGCCCTGGATGATGATGCAGTCAGCGTTGGCCAGGTCCTGCTGGAAGGTCGTGGCGCCGCCGCGTCCGAAGCTGGTCCCCAGACCGGGGACGGTGGCGGAGTGTCAAATACGGGCCTGGTTCTCGATCTGTATCGCGCCCATCGCCGTGAAGAGCTTCTTGATGAGGTAGTTCTCCTCGTTGTCCAAGGTCGCTCCGCCCAGGCTGGCGATGCCCATGGTGCGGCGGACCTTGCGGCCCTTCTCGTCGTGCTCCTGCCAGGTCTCCTTGCGCGTCTTCATCACGCGGTCGGCGACCATCTCCATGGCGGTCGAGAGGTCGAGGTCCTCCCACTCGGTGCTGTAGGGGCGGCGGTAGCGGACCGTGGTCTCCCGCAGCTCGCTGGTCACGAGGTTCTTGCTCGCCGAGCCCTTCGGGCACAGTCGCCCGCGGTTGACGGGTGAGTCGGGGTCGCCCTCGATCTGCACGATCTGCTCGTCCTTGACGAAGATCTTCTGCGCGCAGCCCACCGCGCAGTAGGGGCAGACGCTGTTGGCGACCCGGTCGGCGGTGGCCGTCCGCGGGGTGATCTCGTCGGTCCGCTTGGACCGCGCCGCGGAGCCGCGACCGAGGAAGTCCTTGCCGGTGAGCTGACGCAGCACGGGCCACGGCAACAACGAACGCCTGGTCATCGACCACCTCCGGGTTGGCTGGAGTCGACCGTATCCGGTTTGCGGTCCTTTGGCACCCGGGTGATGAACGTCAGCAGCACCGAGGCGACGGCGACGGCACCGATGACGGTGTAGGCCAGCGTGTAGGCCTCGTCGCTGCCGATGAGGCTCGAGGCCACGATCGGCCCGACGACGCCGCCGAGGCTCCAGCCGATGAGCATCAGGCCGTAGATGGCGCCGGCGTTGCGGACGCCGAAGAAGTCGCCCGCGGTCGCTGGCATGGTGCCGAAGCCACCGCCGTAGCAGAGGTAGATGACCGAGGCGAGCACGACGAAGAGCACCGCGTTGCTGGCGTGGGGCAGGACGATCAGGCACACGCCCTGCAGCCCGAGGATCAGTGCGAAGGTCGGCATCCGACCGATGTAGTCGGAGATCGTCGCCCACACGATCCGGCCGGCACCGTTGAAGACGGCGAGGACGCCGACCACGGTGGCCGCACCGGCAGCGCTGAAGCCGGCGATGTCGGTCGCGCTCGCGGCGGCCTGCGAGATCAGGGCGATGCCGGCACCGACGCTGAGCGTGAGGATGGCGGTGAGGAGATACCACTGCGGTGTCCGCAGCGCCTCGCCCTGGGTGTAGTCCTTGCCGGCGGTCCCGCTCTCCCCGCCGCCTGAGTCGTGGCCTGGGACGGTGTAGCCCTCCGGCGGGTTGCGGAAGAACGACGCACCGATGAGCGACATGATCAGGTAGGCGATGCCCAACGGGAGGAACGCGTTGGCCGGGTCGTCGGGGTTGCGGTCGATCAGCCACTGCGCGACCGGCGAGGTTGCCACGGCGCCGAAGCCGAACCCGCCGACGGCCAGTCCGGTGATGAGGCCGGTCTTGTCGGGGAACCACTTCTGCAGCATCGCGATCGGGACGATGTAGGCCAGTCCGAGACCGAAGCCGCTGATGACGCCGTACCCGAGGATCACCAGCCAGTAGGTGTCGGCGCTGTTGGCGAAGGAGGCGAGGATGATGCCGGCGGAGTAGACGACGCCGCCGATGATCGCCACGGTGCGGGGTCCGCGCAGGTCCTGCAGCCGGCCGCCGAGGTAGGTGCCGACGAAGATCATCCCGATCGTCACCGTGAACGGCAACGAGGACTGCAGCTTCGACACCTCGAAGTTGTCGGCCTCCTCGAACGCGCCTCCGAAGACCGACCACGCGTAGACCGCACCGATCGAGAACTGCAGCAGGAGGGCGGCAGCGACCAGCAACCAACGGAAGCGACCCGGCGTGACGTCGTTGTCTGCCATGCGGGGGCCCTACCCAGGCGGATGCCGGGTCATGCGCCCGCGCTGTGACTCAGCGCACGACGATGGCGTGCTCGCCGCGCTGGACCACCTCGCCGACGACCGGGTAGCCCGGGATCTCCCCGACCACCAGCAACCCTCCGGAGGTCTGGGCATCCGCGAGCAGGACGAGCTCGTCCTCGCTGACGGCGCTGTCGAGGTCGGGCTGCACCCAGTCGAGGTTGCGCCGGCTGCCGCCGGGGACGAAGCCCTCGGCGAACGACCTGCGGGCCCCTTCGACGTACGGCACCGCGGCGGCGTCGATCACCGCGGTCGTGCCGGAGGCGCGCATCATCTTGCGGAGGTGGCCCAGCAGCCCGAATCCGGTGATGTCGGTGGCGGCACGCAGCCCGAGCGCCACCGCCTGCTCGCTGGCCTCGCGGTTGAGGGTGGTCATCACGGCGACCGCCTCCGCGAACCACTCACCGGTCGCCTTGTGCCGGTTGTTGAGGATGCCGACGCCGATCGGCTTGGTGAGGGTGAGCGGAGTGCCGGGCTCGGCGGCGTCGTTGCGCAGGAGCTTGTCGGGGTGGGCCAGGCCGGTGACGGCGACGCCGTACTTCGGCTCGGGGTCGTCGATGCTGTGGCCGCCGGCGAGGTAGGCGCCCGCCGCCGCGCACACCTCTCCCCCGCCACGCAGCACCTCGGCGGCGAGCTCGAAGGGGATCTTGTCGCGCGGCCAGCCGAGCAGGTTGACGCCGACGATCGGCGTACCGCCCATGGCATAGACGTCCGACAGCGCGTTGGTGGCGGCGATGCGACCCCACTCGAAGGCGTCATCGACGACCGGGGTGAAGAAGTCGGCGGTGGCGATGACGGCCTGGTCGCCCGAGATGCGTACGGCGGCCGCGTCGTCGCCGTGGTCGAGTCCGACGAGCAGGTCACCGCCCGCCAGGCTGTTGGGCAGACCGGCCAGCACCGCCTCGAGCTCCCCCGGCGGGACCTTGCAGGCACACCCGCCACCGGCGGCGAACTGGGTCAGGCGAACGCGCTCGTCGGTCGTCATGTGCCCGAGGGTACGGTGACGGCGGAGGCGTACCTCGTCTGGTGACGGGCGCGGTCCTCAAAACCGTAGGGGGGCAGTAGCTGTCCCCGGCGGGTTCGATTCCCGTCCGCCTCCGCCAGGTCTTCTGGGGCGTTTGGGCGGCCCTCCCCCGGGGCATCGACTCCGAGCCCTCAGCAGCGGAGCAGTCACCGGATGCTCAGCATCCCGCGCAGACGGGGATCGTCATGGTCGCCGCGTTCATCATCCTCCTGGCCCTGCTGCCGCCACGGTGATCCTCCACGTGGTCGTCCCGCGGCTCGACCGAGGACCCCGGCACACCACGCGACGCCACTGACCTCGGGGACCCGCCTGCTGGCTAGCATGCTGCGGGTGGAGGATCCTCGACGACACGTGCCCCGCACCGACGAGGTCCTGGCCGATCCGCGCCTGGTCGGGGCAGCCGACCGGCTGGGGCCGGGGCTGGTGAAGCAGGTGGTCCTCGAGGCGCTCGCCCGGTGCCGCACGGGCGAGCTGTCGCCCGGCGAGGTCGCCGACGCCGCGGTGGCCGGGTTGCCGTCGGCGGCGACGACGCTGCGGTCGGTCATCAACGCCACGGGCGTCGTGGTCCACACGAACCTGGGCCGCGCCCCGCTCTCGTCCGCTGCGGTCGACGCCATGACCATCGCGGCCGGCGCGACCGACGTCGAGCTCTCGCTCGCCACCGGACGCCGGGACCGTCGTGGTCGCGGCACACTCGCAGCCCTGGCGGCCGCGGTGCCGGCTGCGGGCGGCGTACACGTGGTCAACAACGGCGCCGCGGCCCTCGGCCTGGTGACGCTCGCACTCGCGGCAGGTCGCGAGGTCGTGGTCGCCCGCGGCGAGATGGTCGAGATCGGCGACGGCTTCCGCATCCCCGAGCTGCTGGAGTCGATCGGCGCGCGGCTCGTCGAGGTCGGCACCACCAACCGCGTGCGGCTGGCCGACTACGAGGCGGCGTTGAGCGAGCGGACGGCGTTCGTCCTCAAGGTCCACCCGTCCAACTTCGTCGTGGAGGGCTTCACCGCGGCCGTGGGCGTGCGCGAGCTCGCCGGGCTGCCCGTGCCGGTCGTCGTCGACATCGGGTCCGGTCTGCTCCGTCCCCATCCGCGGCTGCCGCAGGAGCCGGACGCCGACTCGGCGCTGCGTGCCGGGGCGACGATCGTGACCGCATCGGGCGACAAGCTGCTCGGGGGCCCGCAGGCGGGGCTGCTGCTCGGCGACGCCGAGCTCGTCGAGCGACTGCGCCGCCACCCGTTCGCCCGCGCCCTGCGCGTCGACAAGCTGACGCTCGCTGCGTTGGAGGCGACGCTCACCGGTCCGACACCGCCGGTCGCGGCTGCGCTGGCCCGCATGCCCGACGACCTGCTGGCTCGTGCGCAGCGGATCGTCGAGGAGCTGGCGACGGTCCCCGGCCTGGCGGTCGAGGCCGTCGTGACGGCGGGAGCGGTCGGCGGTGGCGGCGCTCCCGGCGTCGAGCTGCCCAGCGCCGCGGTGTCGTTGCCCGCGGGGTTGGCAGAGCCGCTGCGCACCGGTGACCGGCCGGTGGTGGGACGCGTGCACGACGGTCGCCTCCTGCTCGACCTGCTCGCCGTGGACCCCGCGGACGACCCGGTGCTGGTGGAGGCCGTACGCCGATGCACGTGATCGCCACCGCAGGACACGTCGACCACGGCAAGTCCACGCTGGTCAAGGCGCTGACGGGCGCCGAGCCCGACCGGCTCGAGGAGGAGCGGCGCCGCGGCCTGTCGATCGAGCTCGGCTACGTCTGGACGACGCTGCCGGAGGCCGGCGAGGTGGCGTTCGTCGACGTACCGGGTCACGAGAAGTTCCTGCGCACGATGCTCGCCGGCGTCGGTCCGGTGCCGGCGGTGCTCTTGGTCGTCGCCGCCGACGACCCGTGGATGCCGCAGGCCGCCGAGCACCTCGCCGCCCTCGACGCCCTCGGCGTCTCCCACGGCGTGGTCGCCGTGACGCGCTCCGACCTCGCCGATCCAGCTCCGATGCTGGCGCGCGCCCGGGAGGAGGTCGCACGCACCTCGTTGCGGCACGCGCAGGTGCTGGCCGTGAGCGCCGCGACCGGTGCGGGACTGGACGAGCTGCGCACGGCGTTGGCGGCGCTGCTGGGACGGATGCCGGCACAGGACCCCGGCACCGATGTCCGCATCTGGGCCGACCGCGCCTTCCACGCCCGCGGTGCAGGCACCGTCGTCACCGGGACGCTGCCCGCCGGGACCGTGCGGGTCGGGGACCGGTTGGCGACGGGTGACGGGACTGTCCGGGTCCGGGGCGTGCAGGCGCTCGGCACCCAGCGCGATCAGGTATCCGGAGTCGCTCGGGTCGCGCTCAACGTCGTCGCCGACGACAAGGTCGAGATCGAGCGGGACACCGTGCTCGTCACCCCGGACGCGTGGCACTTCACCACCTCGGTCGACGTCCGGGTCGTGGGCGACGGCGCGCTGCCGGAGCACCCGGTCCTGCACATCGGCGCGACCTCGATGCAGGTGCGCGCACGGCGCTTCGACGACGCGCACGCCCGGCTGACCCTGGATCGCGCCCTGCCCCTGCGCATCGGTGACCGCGCCCTCCTGCGCGACCCCGGCACCCGCGAGCTGTGGGGCGTCCGCGTCCTCGACCCGTCGCCCCCGGCGCTTCGTCGCCGGGGAGCGAGTGCCCGACGAGCACAGGTGCTCGCCGACCTCGACGACCGACCCAGCCTCGCCTCCGAGCTCGAGCGGCGCGGCGTCGCACCGGCCGACCTGCTGCGGCGGATCGGCGTACCGGTGCCTGCGGAAGCCGACGAGTGGTTGGTCGGTGACCGTGCGCGCAGGCTGATCGCCGAGCGGATGGTGGCGGTCGTGAAGGCGTACGACGACCAGCACCCGCTCGAGCCGGGGATGGCGCTGCCCGCCCTGGCGCGTGCCCTGCGGCTCCCCTCGCCCGAGCTCGTCGGGCGGCTCATGCCGCAGGAGCTCCGCCTCGAGCAGGGCCGGGTGACCGCAACCGCGCCGCGGATCGGGTTGCCGGACGCGATCGAGCGCGGCGTCGCTGCCGTCGAGACGGACCTGGCCCAGGAACCCTTCGCCGCCCCCACCGCGGACCGCTTGCGCGAGCTCGGCCTGCACCACAAGGCGATCGCCGTCGCCGCACGCGCCGGTCGGCTGCTCGATCTCGGGGACGGCATCGTGCTGCTCCCCGACGCAGCGAGTCGTGCGGCCGCGTGGTTGAGCGAAATCCCCCAGCCCTTCACGACCAGCGAGGCGCGTCAGCGACTGGGCACCAGCCGCCGGGTCGCGCTCCCCCTGCTCGCACACCTCGACCGCGCCGGGCTCACCACGCGGCACGCCGACGATCGCCGCAGCACAACCGGTCATCGAGTAGCCGGAGGCGCCTGAGCTCGCGAAGGCGGCACCGGCGTATCGAGATGCAGTGGCGACTCAGCGCAAGCCCATCAAGGTGATCAGCTCCCACGCCGTGTGCGCAGCGGCGAGCCCGGTCAGCCCCGCATGGTCGTACGCCGGGGCCACCTCGACGACGTCCGCGCCGACGATGTCCAGGCCGCGGAAGAGCCGCAGCAGCGTGAACATCTCGCGCGTGCTGAGGCCGGCCACCTCCGGCGTACCGGTGCCGGGCGCGTGCGCCGGGTCGAGCACGTCGATGTCGATGGAGACGTAGACCGGCCGGTCGCCGAGGCGGCGGCGTACGCGCTCGGCGATCGCCTCGACCGAGCTGGTCGCGAACTCCTCGCTGCGGATGAGCGCGAAGCCGGCGCGCGCGTCGTCCTCGAGCTCCTCGGGCCCGTAGACGCCGCCACGGATACCGACGTGCTGGCAGTGGTCGAGGTCGAGCAGGCCTTCCTCGGCCGCGCGACGGAAGGGTGATCCGTGCCAGATGTCGGCGCCGTGCAGGACGTCCCAGGTGTCGAGGTGTGCGTCGAAGTGGAGCACGGCCAGCGGCCCGTGGTGCTTGGCGGCGGCCCGCAGCAGCGGCAGCGCGACGGTGTGGTCTCCGCCGAGCGCGACGACCCGCGCCCCGGCGTCGGTGAGCCGCTCCGCGTGCGCCTGGATGTCGTCGATCGCGGCGGGGATGTCGTAGGGCCCGACCGCGACGTCACCGGCGTCGACGACCTGCAGGTCGCGGAACGGGTAGGCGTCGTGGATCTGGTGGTAGGGGTGCAACTGCCGGGAGTTCTCGCGGATGTGCGACGGACCGAACCGCGCACCCGGGCGGAAGCTCGTGCCGGCGTCGAACGGGATGCCGAGCACCGCGATGTCGGCGCGTTCCACGTCCTCGATGCGCGGGAGCAGCGCGAAGGTCGCGATCCCGCCATAACGCGGCATCCCGGGCTCGTCCCGCTGACCGATGATCATCGCCACGCCATCCTCTCGTCGCCGCGCGGATCCTCGACCACCGCGGAGTTGGTCTCACGGAAGACCATGACCGGTCGCTCGACGTCGTACGTCGCCCAGCCCGGGTCGCCGTCGCGGGCGAAGCGCACCCAGGCGGCGTGCATGGTGTCGGCCAGGGTCTGCGGTGCCTGGGGCCCGGCCAGGTCGGCGGCGTGGGGTGCGCGCAAGGTGTCGAAGACGAACGGGATCTCCATCGCGTGGGCCGCGCCGAGTCCCAGGTGGGGGTTCTGCCAGGCGAACTCATAGACCCACGCGGGACCGTCGTGGGCGTCGACCAGGTCGAGCGCCGGCAGCCGGAAGAACGCGTCGCTGAGGAGGGCGACGGCCACGTCGGCCGGTGTCGCGTCGGGACGGTTGGCGCGGTAGACCGCGATGATCTCGTCTGGCACTCCACGCGCCTGCGCCATCTTCGCCAGGCGGGCGTCGGTGATCTCGTCGACGAGCCCCTCGGGCACGAGGAAGAAGCGGTACTCCTCCGTCGTCGTCCCCGTCAGCAGCGGCACCTGCTGCGCGCTCCCGGAGCGGATGGCGGCGAGCGGGTGCTCGGGCAGGATCTCCCCGTCGACCACGGGCACGAACGCCATCTGCGCGGCTGCGATCGACTCGCCGTACTCCTTCGGGGCGGCGCTCACCGCGTTGCCCGCGGCGTTCTGTGCGGCGTTGAGCTCCTTGATGCCGACCGCCGCGATCTCCGTGGCTCGCGGCTCCACACCGAGCTGGCGCGCAACCTCGTCGGTGACGCGTGCTGCGTCTTCGGGCGTCGCGGCGGCCTGGGCCGCGCCGCTCTGCGCGACGGCTCCGGCGAACAAGCCACGTGCGCTGGGCATCGCCATCAGGCTGACGACGCTCATCGCCCCGGCGGACTCGCCGAAGATCGTCACGCGGTCCGGGTCGCCACCGAAAGCGGCGATGTTGTCGCGCACCCACTCCAGCGCCGCGACCTGGTCGAGCAGGCCGCGGTTGACCGGCGCCGGCGCGTCGGGCAGGTAGCCGAACCCGTCCACACCGAGGCGATAGTTGATCGTCACCAGCACCACGCCGTCGCGGGCAAAGGCGCTCCCGTCATACATCCCGGCTGCGCTGTTGCCCATCGTGAACGCGCCACCGTGGATCCACACCATGACCGGCAGCCCGGCCGCATTGTCCGGGGTCCACACGTTGAGCGTCAGCCAGTCATCACCGGGGATCGAGGGCTGGTGCAGGATCCGGGCGTACGGCGGGCTGTACCCCGGCGAGGGCGGGGTGGGCCCGAACTCCAGCGCCGCGCGTTCCCCATCCCACGGGTCCGGAGGGACCGGGGCGGCGAAGCGCCGCTCGCCGACGGGGCTGGCGGCGTACGGGATGCCGAGGTAGCGGGCGACGCCATCCTCGACCGTGCCGCGCACGCGGCCCTGACGTGTCTGCACGACGGGTTCCATCCGGGTCACCGTAGCTGTCCCATCCGCGCGAGCGCCCACTTCCAGTCGATGCGCTCCTGCTCCAGTCGCACCTGCTCGCCGTGACGATCGGTCACGAGGTCCTCATAGAGGTCGCGCTCAGCGCTCGTCAGCCGAGTGAGCTGGGAGCGGGCGGGGCTGGCCTCCCTGCCCCAGCGGTCGCGATGACCCAGCAGGGTCTCGCGATCCATCAGCACCGACTCGGCGTGCGGCAGCCAGGCGCGCAACCGATCGAGGATCGCGAAGCCGTGGGTGTCGAGATCTCCCCAGTAGGCCACCGGGACCCCGGCCAGCCAGGGCAATCGTCCGATCCGGTCGACCTCGAAGCCCTTGCCCCACAGCACCATGCCGCGTTCGGGCACGGGCACGCTGAGGTAGGTGATCTCGTTCTCCACGATCAATGCCGACTGCGGCCGCAGGCCCCAGCGGGCGAGCTCGTCGACCCGGACCGCGACCTCGCTGAGCGACGCAGGCAACCCGACGTCGGCCCCGGCCCGCAAACGCACGAACTCCGCCTTGCTCCGCAGTCCCAGGTCGGCGACGAACGCGCGAGCACTGCCACCGACCTCCAGCATCGAGGCCAGCACCGCTCGGTGCCGCTCGGCGAACTTTGTGTCGACGCCGGGCGCGCTGATCTCTCTCAGGTGGCGGCCGGATCCGCGATGCTCGTCCAGCCAGGAGTAGGCCGCCACCAACCCGGGCCAGACGTCGGCGACGGCGAGGGCGCGCACCGGATGACGCAGAACCCACGCGTGCAACGCGCCGGCACTCTCGGCCTCTGCGAGCATCGCAGTGAACCGCTCGACGTCGGCGCGCACACCGAGCAGCGCCCATGCCTGGTCGTAGGTCTGCAGCACCGCTCGCGTCGGGATCCGGTTGCGTCCGATGTGGCGACCACCGATGTCACCCCACACGAGCCCGTAGCGACTGTCGCCGCGTCGACCATCGTCGAGCTCAGCGATCCACGCACGCACGGCGTCCAGATCGTCGCCGATGTCGCCCGGTCGTGGTCCTCGCACGGGGACCTCGAGGACTCCGAACTCCTCCCCGGCACCGAAGGCACGCAACAGCGACCCGTCGTCCCAACGCCGGCGTACCTTGGCCGCGATGTCAGCGGGACGGGTCCACGGGTGCGCCATCAGCGGGTCGGGGCGCCCGGAGCGGCGCGGTGCCGATCGCGGCGAGCGTGGTATTCCTCGATGGTCATCGTCTGCAATCGCGAAGCGGTGCCGCCGGGATTGTCGACATAACCGATCGAGCGGACGTAGGGCTCGATCACGTGCACCTTCTGCAACGGCGTCACGATCAGCAGCTGCAGGCCGAGCTTGGCGAAGAGCTCGAGTGCGTAGCGGGTCGAGACGTCCGACCCGCGCCCGAATGCCTCGTCGATGACGGCGAACCGGAAGTCGCGCGAGGTCCGCGCGCCCCACTCGAGACCGAACTGGTAGGCCAGCGATGCCGCGAGGATCGTGTAGGCGAGCTTCTCCTTCTGCCCGCCCGACTTGCCGTCGGAGTCGGAGTAGTGCTCCCACTCCTCGTCGGACTCGAGGTCGCGCTCGGAGGCGGAGAAGACGAACCAGTTGCGGACGTCGGTCACCCGCCGGGTCCACGCTCGATCGGCGTCGGAGTAGCCCTCCCGTCCGCGGAACCGGTCGATGATCCGTTTGACGTCCAGGAACCGCTGCTCGGAGTACTGGTCGTCGTCCCCGACGAGCGTGTCGTCGGTGGCGGCACGCAGCTCGGCGCGGAAGGCGGCGACGTCCTGGTTGGGGGTCGGCTGCTTCTCGAGGCGGATGTAGCGACCAGGGTTGTAGGGGATGGCTCCCAGTGCGTCGTTGATCCGTCCGACGCGGACGTCGATCTCCTCGGCCTGCCGGCGCAGCCAGTTGCTGAACTGCGCCAGCTCGCGGATCGTGTTGGTGTTGAGTTGCCGCTTGAACTCCTGCTCGAAACGCGGCAGGTCATCGGTCGCGACCCGTTCGTGGAACGTCCGGAAGTCGGAACGCGCCTCCACGCTGGCGTCCATGTCAACCCCCGCCTCCGGCCAACGCCGCACGATGTCGTTCATGAGCTTGGTGAGGTTGAGCGCCAGACCGTTGAGCTCACCGCCGAGGCGTTCGACCCGTCGGTGCAGCTCCTCGCTCAGCCGATCCGCAGCCTGCCCACAATCCTCGGACCGCGTCGGGACCGCCCGACCGAGACGCTCGCGGAGCGCGGGGTACGCCGACCGGGCGGCATCGCGCTCTGTCTCCGGCCGGGAACCGACCTCCTGCTGGTCGCGGTCGCGCTCGCCCGCCTTGCGTTGCCGCTCAGCCTGCCACCGCGCCAACGCGCCGGTCAGGCGCTCGAGGGTGTCTCCGACCTCCTTCGTGGCGTCTTCGTTGGCTTGCAACGCCTCGGCGATCTCCTGCAACCGGTCGGAGCCGGCCGTGAGCCGGGCGCGCTCGGCGTCGGCGGTCGCCGCGCGGCTGTGCGCCGAAGCGACGTCGACGTCGGACCACGAGCGGTAGGCGTCGAGCCGGGCGAAGGCATCGCCGCGTCGCTGCACCTCGTCGCGCCGGTCCTGGACCCGCGCCACGTCCTCGTCGACAACCGCGCGCTGCTCGGCGACCTGCACGAGCTCGTCCTGCAAGGCAGTGACCTTGCGTTCGTTGGCCCATCCCAGGACCCAGCGACGCGGGTCGTCGACCGGATGACGATCGTCCTTCACGTGCCGCTCTCCGGAGCGGACCTGTCCGTGGAGGGTCACCGCACGTCGGTGGGCACGGAACTCGGCGAGGTCGACGGCACACCGGTGGTCGGCGCGCTTGATCAGCTCGGCGCGCAGGTAGTCGGCGAACGGACCGTCCTTGACCTCCAGACAATCGGCCAGCACCAACCCCTCGTGGTGGTCTCGCTGCAGCGGCACCCGCCGCGCCGCCACCCGTTCGTAGGTCAGGCGGGCGCCGACCAGGCGCCCGTGGGACCCACGCACCTGCAGCCGTCGCCCGTCCACCCACGCGCTCACCGCGTCGTAGTGCTCCTGCGGCACGAGCAACGACAGCGCGAACCCACGCAGCACGCGCTCGGCGGCGCCGCGCCACGCCGCGTGCTCGTCGGCGACGTCGAGCATCTCGCCGGCGTAGGGCAGCTCCGCCGTCGACAGGCCGAGGTCGGCACAGAGCGCAGCCCGCAGCTCGACGTACTCCGGAGGGAGGTTGTCGGTGCGTTGCCGCAGACTCTCGAGCTCCTGCTCGATGCCGGCGGCACGTGTCTGCAGGTCACGAGCGCGCCCGAGCTGCTCGGCGTACTCCGCGTCCAGGGTGCGTTTGACCTCGGCCAGGTCGGGTCGGGCGGAGGCCACGGTCGTGCGCAGTGCGGTGAATCCGGCCGCGTTGTCGATCGGCGCCTGTCCGGCTGCGGTCACTGCCTGATCGAAGTCGACCCGCCGGACCTGGCGCTCCTCGGCGAGCGCCCGCGCCTCGCGCGCCACCCGCTCCAGCTCGCTGATCCGGTCGCCGCCCGCCTGCGCGCGTTCGGCGATCAGTGCGTCACGCTCGTGCGACAGCGCCGCCTGGCTGCGACGGGCGTCGTCCTGCTCGACCTGAAGGCGGTCGGTCTCCTCCTTCAGCGCCTCGATCTCGGCGGTGAGCAGCTCGAGGCGCAGCTCGGCGACGAACTGGCGTACGGCGTCGCGCTGACGCTCGGTCTTGGCGCGCTCGTCCCAGGTCTCGTCGTAGCGGTCGG
The nucleotide sequence above comes from Nocardioides massiliensis. Encoded proteins:
- the selA gene encoding L-seryl-tRNA(Sec) selenium transferase, translated to MPRTDEVLADPRLVGAADRLGPGLVKQVVLEALARCRTGELSPGEVADAAVAGLPSAATTLRSVINATGVVVHTNLGRAPLSSAAVDAMTIAAGATDVELSLATGRRDRRGRGTLAALAAAVPAAGGVHVVNNGAAALGLVTLALAAGREVVVARGEMVEIGDGFRIPELLESIGARLVEVGTTNRVRLADYEAALSERTAFVLKVHPSNFVVEGFTAAVGVRELAGLPVPVVVDIGSGLLRPHPRLPQEPDADSALRAGATIVTASGDKLLGGPQAGLLLGDAELVERLRRHPFARALRVDKLTLAALEATLTGPTPPVAAALARMPDDLLARAQRIVEELATVPGLAVEAVVTAGAVGGGGAPGVELPSAAVSLPAGLAEPLRTGDRPVVGRVHDGRLLLDLLAVDPADDPVLVEAVRRCT
- the speB gene encoding agmatinase codes for the protein MIIGQRDEPGMPRYGGIATFALLPRIEDVERADIAVLGIPFDAGTSFRPGARFGPSHIRENSRQLHPYHQIHDAYPFRDLQVVDAGDVAVGPYDIPAAIDDIQAHAERLTDAGARVVALGGDHTVALPLLRAAAKHHGPLAVLHFDAHLDTWDVLHGADIWHGSPFRRAAEEGLLDLDHCQHVGIRGGVYGPEELEDDARAGFALIRSEEFATSSVEAIAERVRRRLGDRPVYVSIDIDVLDPAHAPGTGTPEVAGLSTREMFTLLRLFRGLDIVGADVVEVAPAYDHAGLTGLAAAHTAWELITLMGLR
- the selB gene encoding selenocysteine-specific translation elongation factor — its product is MIATAGHVDHGKSTLVKALTGAEPDRLEEERRRGLSIELGYVWTTLPEAGEVAFVDVPGHEKFLRTMLAGVGPVPAVLLVVAADDPWMPQAAEHLAALDALGVSHGVVAVTRSDLADPAPMLARAREEVARTSLRHAQVLAVSAATGAGLDELRTALAALLGRMPAQDPGTDVRIWADRAFHARGAGTVVTGTLPAGTVRVGDRLATGDGTVRVRGVQALGTQRDQVSGVARVALNVVADDKVEIERDTVLVTPDAWHFTTSVDVRVVGDGALPEHPVLHIGATSMQVRARRFDDAHARLTLDRALPLRIGDRALLRDPGTRELWGVRVLDPSPPALRRRGASARRAQVLADLDDRPSLASELERRGVAPADLLRRIGVPVPAEADEWLVGDRARRLIAERMVAVVKAYDDQHPLEPGMALPALARALRLPSPELVGRLMPQELRLEQGRVTATAPRIGLPDAIERGVAAVETDLAQEPFAAPTADRLRELGLHHKAIAVAARAGRLLDLGDGIVLLPDAASRAAAWLSEIPQPFTTSEARQRLGTSRRVALPLLAHLDRAGLTTRHADDRRSTTGHRVAGGA
- a CDS encoding L-lactate MFS transporter → MADNDVTPGRFRWLLVAAALLLQFSIGAVYAWSVFGGAFEEADNFEVSKLQSSLPFTVTIGMIFVGTYLGGRLQDLRGPRTVAIIGGVVYSAGIILASFANSADTYWLVILGYGVISGFGLGLAYIVPIAMLQKWFPDKTGLITGLAVGGFGFGAVATSPVAQWLIDRNPDDPANAFLPLGIAYLIMSLIGASFFRNPPEGYTVPGHDSGGGESGTAGKDYTQGEALRTPQWYLLTAILTLSVGAGIALISQAAASATDIAGFSAAGAATVVGVLAVFNGAGRIVWATISDYIGRMPTFALILGLQGVCLIVLPHASNAVLFVVLASVIYLCYGGGFGTMPATAGDFFGVRNAGAIYGLMLIGWSLGGVVGPIVASSLIGSDEAYTLAYTVIGAVAVASVLLTFITRVPKDRKPDTVDSSQPGGGR
- a CDS encoding carboxylesterase/lipase family protein, which encodes MEPVVQTRQGRVRGTVEDGVARYLGIPYAASPVGERRFAAPVPPDPWDGERAALEFGPTPPSPGYSPPYARILHQPSIPGDDWLTLNVWTPDNAAGLPVMVWIHGGAFTMGNSAAGMYDGSAFARDGVVLVTINYRLGVDGFGYLPDAPAPVNRGLLDQVAALEWVRDNIAAFGGDPDRVTIFGESAGAMSVVSLMAMPSARGLFAGAVAQSGAAQAAATPEDAARVTDEVARQLGVEPRATEIAAVGIKELNAAQNAAGNAVSAAPKEYGESIAAAQMAFVPVVDGEILPEHPLAAIRSGSAQQVPLLTGTTTEEYRFFLVPEGLVDEITDARLAKMAQARGVPDEIIAVYRANRPDATPADVAVALLSDAFFRLPALDLVDAHDGPAWVYEFAWQNPHLGLGAAHAMEIPFVFDTLRAPHAADLAGPQAPQTLADTMHAAWVRFARDGDPGWATYDVERPVMVFRETNSAVVEDPRGDERMAWR
- the selD gene encoding selenide, water dikinase SelD; this encodes MTTDERVRLTQFAAGGGCACKVPPGELEAVLAGLPNSLAGGDLLVGLDHGDDAAAVRISGDQAVIATADFFTPVVDDAFEWGRIAATNALSDVYAMGGTPIVGVNLLGWPRDKIPFELAAEVLRGGGEVCAAAGAYLAGGHSIDDPEPKYGVAVTGLAHPDKLLRNDAAEPGTPLTLTKPIGVGILNNRHKATGEWFAEAVAVMTTLNREASEQAVALGLRAATDITGFGLLGHLRKMMRASGTTAVIDAAAVPYVEGARRSFAEGFVPGGSRRNLDWVQPDLDSAVSEDELVLLADAQTSGGLLVVGEIPGYPVVGEVVQRGEHAIVVR